The genomic DNA GCTTGGCTGAGCGCCCGGGCCCGGCCGCAGCCTTGAAAGCGCCGGCTCGGACCGCCAGTTCCTCATTGCCGCGGCGCCTGCGGCGCCATTGCCGCTTTGGCGGTAGGCCGGCTTTTGCCGCAAGGCAACAGCCGGCGGGTCTTCTGTACAGGGCTGTGACCTTGAACGCCGGCTGGCTCCCTTCGGTCGCAAGCCGGCCTACGTTCTGGATCGCATCATTTCGTCGCACGCGAGGAGCGGCATCAGCTTAAGTCGCCCACCTGGCCAATCCGGAGTCAACTATGACCCAGCAACAGCCCATTCAGCTTTATTACTGGCCGACCCCCAACGGGCACAAGATCACGATCATGCTCGAAGAGCTGGGCCTTCCCTACGAGGTCCGTCCGGTCGATATCACGCGCGGCGATCAGTTCGATCCGGAGTTCCTGCGCATCAGCCCGAACAACAAGATGCCGGCGATTACCGACCCGGAAGGGCCGGGCGGTGAACCGCTGTCGCTGTTCGAGTCGGGCGCGATCCTGATTTATCTGGCCGAGAAGAGCGGCCGTTTCATCCCGCAGGAACCGGCGGCCTACTACAGCATGATGCAGTGGCTGATGTTCCAGATGGGCGGCCTGGGTCCGATGGCCGGTCAGGCGCACCATTTCCGCAATTACGCGCCCGAGACGATCGACTACGCGGTCAACCGCTATACCAATGAGGTCCATCGGCTGTATGGCGTGATGGATCGGCGTCTCGCCGAGAGCGAATATCTGGCCGGTGAGTACTCGATCGTCGATATGGCGAGCTGGCCCTGGGTGCGCCCGCATGAGCGCCAGGGCCAGGATCTGGACGACTTCCCGAACCTCAAGCACTGGTTCCAGGTGATCGAGGAGCGGCCAGCGGTCCAGCGCGCGCTCGAAGTCCTCGCCGAGGCCAGCAGCCGGGGCAAAGAGGGCAGCGGCTTCGACGAGAAGGCGCGCGAGATCCTGTTCGGCAGCGAACAGTATCGCCAGCACTGACGCGGGCCGGTATTCAGTCGAGTACGGGTGGGGTGAAACGTGAGTGACAGCGAGCGGCCAGCGGTCGATGCCGATGCCCTGTCGGCCTACCTCGATACGCTTGCGCGCGAGGGCCGCACGGTGACGTATCAGGAGGCGGCACTGGCGCTGGGGCTGGAGCCGCCGCAAACCATCCATCGCCTGGCCCTTGCCCTCGAGGCGAGCATGAGCGAAGACGCCGCCGCTGGCCGTCCGCTGCGGGCGGCCTCGATCGTGAGCCGGGTGGGTGACGGCCTGCCGGCAAGGGGGTTCTTCGCCCATGCACGGTCACTAGGCCGCTACGACGGCCCGGAGACCGGTGCCGATGCGCGGGCATTCCACGACGCGGAGCTGCAGGCAGCCCGCGAACGTGCACGAATTTGATCTGAGACAACAGCGGGCGTTCCGCGACGGACTAGACTTCCCGGAGTAACTCACAGAAAACACCGGTACCGCACACAGCGTTGCCGGCGATCCGGAGGTGTCTCATGTTCAGTCGTATGCTTTTACCCGTGGATGGCTCCGAACACGCCCACAGGGCGGCAGCGGTAGCCGGGGACCTGGCCTCCAGATACGGTGCCGAGGTCATTGTCCTGCACGTACTCGACCCGTCGCGGCTGGATGAGACCCAGGAGCGCATGGCCGAGGTTGAACACGTTGGTGGTCGGGGACATGAAGCGTATCCATGGGTCGCCAACGTGCCCGCCGAACTTGCGGCCATGCTGCAGCCCGACGAGAGTGCCGGTCAGCGCGAGCGGATGCTCGAGTACCTCGCGGACAAGATCGTCCGCGCCTCGATCGAACGGTTGCGGGAGCACGAGGTCAGTGATGACCGGATCCGTGTCGTGTTCAAGAACGGCCATCCCGTCAAGCGCATTCTCGATACCGCGAAGGAAGAGAACAGCGATCTGATCGTCATCGGTAGCCGCGGTCTATCCGACCTCTCGGGTGCGCTTGTCGGGAGCGTGTCGCACCGCGTATCCCACAGCGCGGATTGCTCGGTGATCACCGTGAAGTGATCGATTTCCCGCCATTACGGGAAAATACCCCCGTGACTGTGCGAAAGTAACGTCCGTGCTGAAGGCCCGCTGAACGCGGCGGGCCGTATTGATCGACGTTCGGGGCGCGGCTCGCCGCGCCTGGCGGGGGCGAACGATGCGCGGAATCCTGTATGCGGGAATGGGGGTGCTTGTGGCCATGGCAGTCGCCGCGGCCCTCGGCTGGGCGTTCCGTATCCCGATCGCCACGCACTTCCTGACCGAGCGCCTCGGCCGCGCGGGTTTCCCGGATGCCGAGTTCGAGGTCAGGGCCCTCGGCTGGAGCCGGATCCGGATCGAGCCGCTCGTGCTGGCCGGAGAGGACGCCCCGACCGTCGAGCGCGTCTCCGCACGCTTTCAGCCGCTCAAACTATGGCGTGGTGACATCCGCCACCTCGAGATCTCGCTCATCGGTCTTTCGGCCGCGCTGGAACGGTCCGGCGGGGCGATCCGGATCGCGGGTATGCCGGAAATGCCCGGTGATCGGGAAGGACCGGTGACGGCGGGTGACGGGATCGCGGGACTGGCCACCGTGCCGACCCTGCACCTGCGGGATGCCCGGATCACGATCGAGTCGCCGGTGGGGCGCTGGTCCGCCCGTATCGATGCCGACGTCCAGGGGGGATCCGCCGGCCCGCGCTCGGCCCGAATCGACGCCGGCATCGTCAACAACCGGCTGGTCGTGGAAGGTGAGGCCTCGGCCCGCTATGACGGTAACCGCATCGCCGGCAGCGCCCGCCTGCGCGAAAACGACGGCTTCGAGATCGAACTCGATGGCCGCGTCGACGATCCCCTGAGGGACCCGCATGGCCGGGTGGAGTACCGGGTCGATATGCCCGCCGCTGCGGACCTGCCCTGGCCGTTTCTCCCGGGAGCGCCCCCGAGCGCGGGCCGTATCCAGGTCGCGGGGAGCGCCAGCGGCCGTATCACCAGCACGGCGGTGCCGGACGATATCGCCGGCGCCCTGCAGGCCGTGATCGCCGGCGGGTGGCGGGGCGACTACCGCTTGGAGAGTCGGGGCCTGGCGATGAACGCCCGTTTCGAGTCTCTGGAGCTGGATGCCGCCGGCGAATGGCGGACCGAAGACGGCCAACTGAGCGTCAGCGCCGGCGACGGCGGTGAACTGCGGATCGGACGGATCGCGGAGCCGCTATGGTCGCAACTGTCGCCCCCGGCCGCCGCCCGACCGCTGCTGGCCGGTCCGGTCCGCGTGCGCTGGCAGGCGGGCGACTGGCTGCACTTGCTACCGGCCAGCGAGGGTGACGGCGTTCGTTTCAGCGGATTGCCGCGCTTTACGCTGGACTGGCCGGAGCAGCCGGGGGAAGCGGATGTGGATGCCCGCTTCGGTGGCCTGGTCGGGGCCGATCGGCAGTTGCGGGCGTTCGGCATGCCGGATGCGACGCTGAATGCCCGGGATCTGCGCCTGGGCGCGACCGCGATCGATCGTGTGGCCGTCGTGGGCGGTATCGAAAACCTGCTTGATGGGCCGACCGGCGAACTCGATCTCAGCGTCGATGCGCCGTCGCTCGAGCGGGACGATCTGCAGGCGCGCGCCTTCCGGCTGCGCCTGCCGCTCGCCATCGCGGCCGCCGACGGGGGGACCCGCGTGACGCTGCGTGGCGAAGGCCGGATCGAGGCGGAGCGGGTGGCATTGCCCCAGGGCTTTCGCAGTACCGGGCGGTTCGTGGCCCGCATGACCGACGGCGTCCTGCGTCTGGATGAGCAACCGGATTACCGTCTCGACCTCATGACGGACGCAATCCGTTTCGAGACGGGCCCGAATGCCCCTGGTTGGCTCGGCCATATCGACGTCAGTGGCGGTGCCGTGACGGTATCCGGAGACGACGCGGATGTCCTCCCACTCGCCATCCGCCTCAACGGCTATGGCGCGCAACTGCCGGAGCACGACCTGCGCGTCGACGGCATTGCCGGGCGGCTGCGGCCGCGTGCCATCAATGACTGGCTGACCTTCGCCGTCGAGCGCCTCCACCAGACTGGCGCTGACCCGTTCATTGCGCCGATCGCGGTCGCCGGCGGGATCACCAGGCGACCCGACGGCCTGGCGCTGTCCGGTCAGGGTCGCCTGGCCGACGGTGCCTTGCCGTTTACCTTCTCCGGTCAGGCCTTGCCGGATGCCGCGGCCGGCGTCATCAACGTCGATGTGCCCGATTTGGCGTTCCAGCCGGACGGACTCCAGCCGCAGGATGTCCTGCCGGCGCTCGCTGAGCGGGTGGAGGCCGAAGGGGGTGCTCGCGGCAGCGCCCGGATCGCGTGGGGGGAGGATGGTGTCGACGGCAGTGCCACGGCCACGATCACCGATATGGATGTCACTTCGGGCGCGGCCACCATCAGCGGGCTGCGCGGCGAGCTGGAGCTGGACCGACTGCGGCCGCCGCGTACGCCCCGGTCCCAGCGCCTGGAGGCCGATTTCATCGACGCTGGCGTGCGCATCGATCGGCCGACGCTGGAATTCGCGGTCGAGCGCCTGCAGGGCAGTCCATTCGGGATTCATGTGATCGCGGCCGAGGGCCGGGTGGTCGAGGGCACGATCGCCGTTCGCGACTGGCGCTTCGATCCGTTCGCGCAGGTCTACGATCCCACGGTTCTGGTGGAAGGCGTTTCGCTGGAGAAGCTGCTGGAGCGTCTCTCCATTGAGGGCCTGGAGGGCCGGGGTCAGCTCTCCGGACCGATACCGCTGTTCATCACCGAGGAGGGGGTCGCGATCCGCGATGGCCGTCTGCGCGGGCTGGATGGCCACGTGCGTTATCGTTCCGCGCGCGCCGAGCGTGCCCTGGGCGATACCAACCGCACGGTGGACCTGATGCTGCAGGCCCTCCGGGACTTCGATTACGAGAAAATCGAGATCGATCTCGTGCGCGAGCTCGCCGGGGCGAGCCGGGTGGATATCCAGATGCAGGGGAGCAATCCGGACGTGCTGGATGGTCACCCGTTCAAGTTCAATATCGCCATCACCGGCGATGTGGATCCGCTGCTCGAAGCGGTCGCGCGTGGCCGCGAGCTTACCGATGAGCTCATCCAGCGCCACCTGCAGCTTCGTAACGCGCAATCGGAATAACGGTTCAGGTCAGCAGGGCGGCGCAGCCTGTTTTCGGGGCACGTCGCTTGGTCTTGCCGCATCGGACCGTATCGGTCAGGATGGCAATCGACCCGGCCGGCCCGTCCTTCACCGGCGAATGGAGAGCGCACATTGTCCCGCATCGTTCCCGTACGGATCGCCGCTGCCGCGCTGGTGCCGCTGTTCGTCGCCGCTTGCACGCCGACCGTGCAGATGCGCGCGCCCGAGGAACCGATCACGATCAACCTGAACGTCAAACTCGACGCCGAAGTCCGTGTGAAGCTGGAAGAGAAGGCCGAACAGGACATCGCCCAGAACCCGGACCTGTTCTGAAACCGGTCACCGGTACGGAGCCCGACATGATTCGCCGCGCCACCCTGATCGTCATGCTGGCCCTGATCGCCGCACTCGGCGCCACCCCGGCCCTGGCCGCGGATCTCGACAGCCTGCGCGCGAGCGGCGTCATCGCCGAACGCTATGATGGCTTCGTGGAAATCCGGCAGAGCGGCAGTGCCGAGGCCCGAGAGATCGTCGAGGAAGTGAACGCCAAGCGCCGCGAAATCTATCACAAGCGCGCCGAGTCACAGGACGTCCCCGTCGACCAGGTCGGCCGCGTCTACGCCAAACAGATCCTCGAAAAACTCCCCGAGGGCGTCTGGTTCCGCACGCCGGACGGCGAGTACGTGCAGAAATAGAGGAGCGTCCCGCGACCCCGATACCGGCTTGATATCGCTTTGCTCAACCGGACTTACGGGCTGTAGGAGCGAGCTTGCTCGCGATCAAGGTGCCGCACCGCACGGAGGCGATCGACGACTCGCGGGGCTCCTGTTACCCATTGATCGCGACGAACCCCGAGCAATGGGCCGGGATAAAGGGGCGTATCAAGCAGGGTCGCCGCCTTACACCTGCGTGTGCAGCCCGCACTCGCGCTTGAGGCCGAAGAACCGCGTCTGCTCGGCCTCCATCCCGTCGGCGAGGCGGCGGGTGGTGTGGACGTCCCCGATCGAGACATAGCCCTCGTGCCACAGCGGGTGATACGGCAGATCGTAGGCCTTGAGGTAGCGGAAGATATCCCGGTCGTTCCAGTCGAGAATCGGATGCACCTTCACGCGGCCATTCTGGTGCTCGACGAACCCGCGCTCCGCGCGGCTGTTCGACTGGTCCCTGCGGATGCCCGAGAGCCAGGCGGTCGCGCCGAGGTCTTCGAGGGCCCGCTGCATCGGCTCGACCTTGTTCATACGGTTGTATCGTTCCAGCCCCTCGACGCCCTGTTCCCACAGGCGCCCGTAACGGGCTTCCTGCCACGCGGGGCTGAGTGCCGGCCGGAACACCTGGAGATTGAGGCCGAGCCGCTCGGTCAGTTCGTCGACGAAGCGGTAGGTCTCGGGAAACAGGTAACCCGTATCGATCAGCACGACCGGCAGATCGTTCTGCTGGCTGCTGGCCATATGCAACAGCACAGCGGACTGCGCGCCGAAGCTGGACGACAGGATCGTGCGGCCGGGGAAATGGTCCAGGGTCCAGGCGATGCGCGCCTCGGCGTCGCGTTCCGCCAGCAGACGTTCCGCCTCGGCGGTATCGAGCGGCTCCCTGTCGTTTCCGAATGCCACCACGTCGCCCATTGCCCCTCCACGGGTGTTACCTGTGCGGCCGGGGGACCCACGGCCTGACAGCGTGCAATATGGCGTGCGGCGCTGCAAAGATAAAGGAATGAATATCTCTATACTTACAACGTTGCGTTATACACCCTCCAACGGCTGATTCAGCCCGCGCGCCCCGGGAGAGGCGACGACGGGGGCCGCGATCGGTACCCTTGGCGATCCTGCGAAGAAGGAATTCCCTGCATGCCCGAACGGCTCATCAACGCCTGCTATCGACTGCTTCTCGGCCGCCCGTGGCTGGTGCTCGCCGTCATCTTCCTGCTGCTGGCCGGCGCCATTCATCAGGCGCGCCATTTTGAGCTCGACGCCTCGGCCGAGTCCCTGATGCTGCAGGGCGACGAGGACCTGGAGCAGTACCGCACGATCCGTCAGCGCTATGGATCGGACGACTTCGTATTCGTGACTTTTACGCCAAAGGGGCCCCTGTTCAGCGACGACACGCTGGACACGCTCGAGTCGTTGCGCGACGAACTGGCCGCGATCGAGCGGGTGGCCTCGGTCACGAGCCTGCTCGATGTACCGCTCGTGCAGGGGGAGGACGTCACGTTCGAGACGCTCCAGGAAGGGCCACCGACGCTGCGTGACCCCGAAGTATCGATGGAACAGGCCCGGCAGGAATTCCTGACCAGCCCGCTCTACAGCGATCTCATACTGAACGACGACGCCGACACCACGGCAATGCTCGTCCGCTTCGAACAGGACGAGCGCTTCGCGGAACTCCTCGATCGCCGACGGGAATTACGCGAGCGGCAAGAGGCGGGGGAACTCGACGCCGCAGGGAGAGCGGAACTGGAGAAAGTCGAACGCGCCTTCGACGAGCGCGGTGACCTGATCCAGATGCGGATGGAAGAGGGGATCGCCAAAATCCGTGCGACCCTCGAACGCTACCGCGATCCGCCGACGATCCACCTTGGCGGCGTCCCGATGATCGCGGTCGACATGATCGACTTCGTACGCAGCGACATCCGCACCTTCGGGGTCGGTGTCGGCCTGTTCATCATCCTGCTGCTCGCGCTGGCCTTCCGACGCACCCGCTGGGTCGTCGTGCCGTCGGTGATCTGCGCGAGCGTCGTCGTGGCCATGGTCGGGTGGATCGGCTTCATGAGCTGGCCGGTGACGGTCGTCTCATCGAATTTCATCTCGCTGGTCCTGATCATCACCCTGTCGCTGATCGTGCACCTGATCGTCCGTTATCGGGAACTGCACGCGCATGACGAATCCATCGGCCAGAAAGAGCTCGTCCAGCAGACCCTGCGGAGCAAATTCAAGCCCTCGTTTTTCACGTCCCTGACGACGGCGATCTCTTTCGGTTCGCTGATGTTCGCCGATATCCGCCCGGTGATGGATTTCGGCCTGATGATGGTGTGCTCCGTCGTCGCCGGTTTCATCCTGACGTTCGTGCTGTTCCCGTCCCTGCTGGCCCCGCTGAAGCCGGCGCCGGTGCCGCACCCGAAGCGCGACTGGGCGGCCACGATCAATCTCGGGATCGCCCACGTGGTGCACCGGCGACCCGGGCGCACGGCCATCGTATTCATCGTGCTCGCGGCGCTCGGCGTCGCCGGGGCGCTGCGGCTGACGGTCGAGAACCGCTTCATCGATTACTTCCATGAGGACACCGAGATCTATCAGGGCATGGCGCTGATCGATCAGGAACTGGGCGGTACAACCCCGCTGGATGTCGTGATCGATGCACCACAGGCATTCATGGAGGACTACGAGGCGGCGCGCGCGTTCGATGAGGAGATGGGCATCGAAACCGAGTCGACGCCAGCGCAGGGCTACTGGTACAACGCCAATGGCCTTGAGCGCGTGACCGAAATCCAGGACTGGCTCGAGGGCCTCGATGCGACCGGCAAGATCCTGTCGGTGGGCACGGCCTGGGAGATGGTTCTGGAAATCAATGACGGCGAGCGGCTGGAGCCGTTCGAACTCGGCATCCTCTACAACCGGGTGCCGGAGGAACTCCGTCAGCAGCTCATCGATCCGTACATGACGCCCGACGGTAACCAGATCCGTTTCGACATCCGTGTCATCGATTCGTTGCCCGGTCTCAATCGCGATCAGCTGCTCGAACGGATCCACACCGGTCTGCCGAGGGAATTCGACATCGAACCCGAGCAGGTCACGCTGTCGGGGATGCTCGTGCTGTACAACAACGTCATGCAGAGCCTCTTC from Halofilum ochraceum includes the following:
- a CDS encoding YnbE family lipoprotein produces the protein MSRIVPVRIAAAALVPLFVAACTPTVQMRAPEEPITINLNVKLDAEVRVKLEEKAEQDIAQNPDLF
- a CDS encoding universal stress protein; protein product: MFSRMLLPVDGSEHAHRAAAVAGDLASRYGAEVIVLHVLDPSRLDETQERMAEVEHVGGRGHEAYPWVANVPAELAAMLQPDESAGQRERMLEYLADKIVRASIERLREHEVSDDRIRVVFKNGHPVKRILDTAKEENSDLIVIGSRGLSDLSGALVGSVSHRVSHSADCSVITVK
- a CDS encoding efflux RND transporter permease subunit, producing MPERLINACYRLLLGRPWLVLAVIFLLLAGAIHQARHFELDASAESLMLQGDEDLEQYRTIRQRYGSDDFVFVTFTPKGPLFSDDTLDTLESLRDELAAIERVASVTSLLDVPLVQGEDVTFETLQEGPPTLRDPEVSMEQARQEFLTSPLYSDLILNDDADTTAMLVRFEQDERFAELLDRRRELRERQEAGELDAAGRAELEKVERAFDERGDLIQMRMEEGIAKIRATLERYRDPPTIHLGGVPMIAVDMIDFVRSDIRTFGVGVGLFIILLLALAFRRTRWVVVPSVICASVVVAMVGWIGFMSWPVTVVSSNFISLVLIITLSLIVHLIVRYRELHAHDESIGQKELVQQTLRSKFKPSFFTSLTTAISFGSLMFADIRPVMDFGLMMVCSVVAGFILTFVLFPSLLAPLKPAPVPHPKRDWAATINLGIAHVVHRRPGRTAIVFIVLAALGVAGALRLTVENRFIDYFHEDTEIYQGMALIDQELGGTTPLDVVIDAPQAFMEDYEAARAFDEEMGIETESTPAQGYWYNANGLERVTEIQDWLEGLDATGKILSVGTAWEMVLEINDGERLEPFELGILYNRVPEELRQQLIDPYMTPDGNQIRFDIRVIDSLPGLNRDQLLERIHTGLPREFDIEPEQVTLSGMLVLYNNVMQSLFRSQIVTLVVVFGAIMLMFGALYRSVRMALIGPVPTAVAASFVLGIMGWIGLPLDIMTMTIAAIVIGIGVDDTIHYVDRFQTEVRDGADYPTAAEIAHREVGRAMVYTTVIITLGFSILTLSNFMPTIYFGLLTGLAMVFALVSNLALLPVLLERLRPFGAR
- a CDS encoding phosphoadenylyl-sulfate reductase, which translates into the protein MGDVVAFGNDREPLDTAEAERLLAERDAEARIAWTLDHFPGRTILSSSFGAQSAVLLHMASSQQNDLPVVLIDTGYLFPETYRFVDELTERLGLNLQVFRPALSPAWQEARYGRLWEQGVEGLERYNRMNKVEPMQRALEDLGATAWLSGIRRDQSNSRAERGFVEHQNGRVKVHPILDWNDRDIFRYLKAYDLPYHPLWHEGYVSIGDVHTTRRLADGMEAEQTRFFGLKRECGLHTQV
- a CDS encoding YdbL family protein encodes the protein MIRRATLIVMLALIAALGATPALAADLDSLRASGVIAERYDGFVEIRQSGSAEAREIVEEVNAKRREIYHKRAESQDVPVDQVGRVYAKQILEKLPEGVWFRTPDGEYVQK
- a CDS encoding glutathione S-transferase N-terminal domain-containing protein; the protein is MTQQQPIQLYYWPTPNGHKITIMLEELGLPYEVRPVDITRGDQFDPEFLRISPNNKMPAITDPEGPGGEPLSLFESGAILIYLAEKSGRFIPQEPAAYYSMMQWLMFQMGGLGPMAGQAHHFRNYAPETIDYAVNRYTNEVHRLYGVMDRRLAESEYLAGEYSIVDMASWPWVRPHERQGQDLDDFPNLKHWFQVIEERPAVQRALEVLAEASSRGKEGSGFDEKAREILFGSEQYRQH
- a CDS encoding intermembrane phospholipid transport protein YdbH family protein — protein: MRGILYAGMGVLVAMAVAAALGWAFRIPIATHFLTERLGRAGFPDAEFEVRALGWSRIRIEPLVLAGEDAPTVERVSARFQPLKLWRGDIRHLEISLIGLSAALERSGGAIRIAGMPEMPGDREGPVTAGDGIAGLATVPTLHLRDARITIESPVGRWSARIDADVQGGSAGPRSARIDAGIVNNRLVVEGEASARYDGNRIAGSARLRENDGFEIELDGRVDDPLRDPHGRVEYRVDMPAAADLPWPFLPGAPPSAGRIQVAGSASGRITSTAVPDDIAGALQAVIAGGWRGDYRLESRGLAMNARFESLELDAAGEWRTEDGQLSVSAGDGGELRIGRIAEPLWSQLSPPAAARPLLAGPVRVRWQAGDWLHLLPASEGDGVRFSGLPRFTLDWPEQPGEADVDARFGGLVGADRQLRAFGMPDATLNARDLRLGATAIDRVAVVGGIENLLDGPTGELDLSVDAPSLERDDLQARAFRLRLPLAIAAADGGTRVTLRGEGRIEAERVALPQGFRSTGRFVARMTDGVLRLDEQPDYRLDLMTDAIRFETGPNAPGWLGHIDVSGGAVTVSGDDADVLPLAIRLNGYGAQLPEHDLRVDGIAGRLRPRAINDWLTFAVERLHQTGADPFIAPIAVAGGITRRPDGLALSGQGRLADGALPFTFSGQALPDAAAGVINVDVPDLAFQPDGLQPQDVLPALAERVEAEGGARGSARIAWGEDGVDGSATATITDMDVTSGAATISGLRGELELDRLRPPRTPRSQRLEADFIDAGVRIDRPTLEFAVERLQGSPFGIHVIAAEGRVVEGTIAVRDWRFDPFAQVYDPTVLVEGVSLEKLLERLSIEGLEGRGQLSGPIPLFITEEGVAIRDGRLRGLDGHVRYRSARAERALGDTNRTVDLMLQALRDFDYEKIEIDLVRELAGASRVDIQMQGSNPDVLDGHPFKFNIAITGDVDPLLEAVARGRELTDELIQRHLQLRNAQSE